The Glycine soja cultivar W05 chromosome 6, ASM419377v2, whole genome shotgun sequence genome has a window encoding:
- the LOC114416578 gene encoding probable LRR receptor-like serine/threonine-protein kinase At1g74360 — MSFVAHRRKKTHSTREGPSSLMSEQETDSWGFLFVCLLILFSGKLVVGDSLETDARVLLKLKSYLQTQTLANKGGYTSWNKNSSNPCDWSGIKCSSILNGTTRRVVKVDISYSDIYGNIFENFSQLTELTHLDISWNSLSGGIPEDLRRSHKLVYLNLSHNTLKGELNLKGLTKLQTVDLSVNRFVGGLGLSFPAICDSLVTLNVSDNHLNGGIDGFFDQCLKLQHLDLSTNHLNGTLWTGFSRLREFSISENFLTGVVPSKAFPINCSLEKLDLSVNEFDGKPPKEVANCKNLLVLNLSGNNFTGDIPSEIGSISGLDALFLGNNTFSRDIPETLLNLTHLFILDLSRNKFGGEVQEIFGKFKQLKFLVLHSNSYTGGLNTSGIFTLTNLSRLDISFNNFSGPLPVEISQMSGLTFLTLTYNQFSGPIPSELGKLTRLMALDLAFNNFSGPIPPSLGNLSTLLWLTLSDNLLSGEIPPELGNCSSMLWLNLANNKLSGKFPSELTRIGRNARATFEANNRNLGGVVAGNSECLAMRRWIPADYPPFSFVYNILTRKNCRALWDRLLKGHNIFPMCSSVPSSKPSHIAGYVQLSGNQMSGEIPSEIGNMVNFSMLHFGDNKFTGKFPPEMVGLPLVVLNMTRNNFSGELPSNIGNMKCLQDLDLSCNNFSGAFPVTLARLDELSMFNISYNPLISGAVPPAGHLLTFDKDSYLGDPLLNLFFNITDDRNRTLPKVLKNPTKWSLVLALALAIMVFGLLFLVICFLVKSPKVEPGYLMKNNTKKQAHDSGSTGSSAGYSDTVKIFHLNKTVFTHADILKATSNFTEERIIGKGGYGTVYRGMFPDGREVAVKKLQREGTEGEKEFRAEMKVLSGLGFNWPHPNLVTLYGWCLYGSQKILVYEYIGGGSLEELVTDTKRMAWKRRLEVAIDVARALVYLHHECYPSIVHRDVKASNVLLDKDGKAKVTDFGLARIVNVGDSHVSTIVAGTVGYVAPEYGQTWQATTKGDVYSFGVLVMELATARRAVDGGEECLVEWTRRVMMMSSGRQGLDQYVPVLLKGCGVVEGAKEMSELLQVGVKCTHDAPQARPNMKEVLAMLIRIYNPTGDSNGGHIV; from the exons ATGAGTTTTGTTGctcatagaagaaaaaaaacacatagcACAAGAGAAGGACCATCATCATTAATGTCAGAGCAGGAAACCGATTCATGGGGCTTCCTGTTTGTCTGTTTGTTGATCCTTTTCTCAG GTAAACTAGTTGTTGGGGATTCATTGGAAACTGACGCACGAGTTTTGCTGAAGCTGAAATCATATTTGCAAACACAAACTCTTGCAAATAAAGGAGGGTACACAAGCTGGAACAAGAACAGTTCAAATCCTTGTGATTGGTCAGGAATCAAGTGCAGCAGCATCTTGAATGGAACAACAAGGAGGGTTGTGAAAGTTGATATCTCTTACAGTGACATATATGGTAACATATTCGAAAATTTCTCTCAACTCACTGAACTCACGCACCTTGATATTTCTTGGAACTCTCTCTCTGGGGGAATTCCTGAGGATTTGAGGAGGAGCCACAAGCTTGTGTATCTTAATCTCTCTCATAATACTCTTAAGGGGGAGTTGAATTTGAAGGGTTTGACAAAGTTGCAAACAGTGGACTTGTCAGTTAATAGATTTGTTGGGGGACTTGGGTTGAGTTTCCCTGCCATTTGTGATAGTTTGGTGACTTTGAATGTTTCAGACAATCACTTGAATGGTGGAATTGATGGCTTCTTTGATCAATGCTTGAAGTTGCAGCACTTGGATTTGAGCACCAACCATCTGAATGGGACCCTATGGACTGGATTTTCCAGGCTGAGAGAGTTTTCAATCTCAGAGAATTTTCTCACAGGGGTTGTTCCTTCCAAGGCTTTTCCAATCAATTGTAGCCTTGAAAAACTTGACCTTTCTGTTAATGAATTTGACGGTAAGCCCCCAAAGGAGGTTGCTAACTGCAAGAATTTGTTGGTTCTCAACCTTTCTGGTAACAATTTTACTGGAGATATTCCCAGTGAAATTGGTTCCATTTCTGGTCTTGATGCATTGTTCTTGGGGAACAACACTTTCTCGAGGGATATCCCAGAGACCCTTTTGAACTTGACCCATTTGTTCATCTTGGATTTAAGCAGGAATAAATTTGGTGGGGAGGTGCAGGAGATTTTTGGGAAATTCAAGCAACTGAAGTTTCTTGTGCTGCACTCAAATTCCTACACTGGAGGGTTGAACACATCAGGCATTTTTACATTGACAAACCTTAGCCGTTTGGACATAAGCTTCAACAACTTTTCAGGTCCATTACCTGTTGAAATCTCACAAATGTCTGGACTTACCTTCTTAACCTTAACCTACAACCAGTTCTCTGGGCCTATTCCATCTGAATTGGGAAAGTTGACTCGCCTTATGGCACTTGATCTTGCCTTCAACAATTTCAGTGGACCAATCCCACCAAGCCTTGGAAACTTGAGTACTCTCCTATGGCTAACCCTTTCAGATAATTTGTTATCAGGAGAAATCCCGCCAGAGTTGGGAAACTGCTCAAGCATGTTATGGCTGAACCTTGCAAACAACAAACTCTCGGGAAAATTTCCTTCCGAACTAACGAGAATCGGAAGGAATGCAAGGGCCACATTTGAAGCAAACAATAGAAACCTTGGGGGAGTTGTTGCTGGCAATAGTGAGTGCTTAGCAATGAGGAGATGGATACCTGCTGATTACCCTCCATTCagctttgtgtataacatcttAACAAGGAAGAATTGTAGGGCCCTTTGGGATAGGTTGCTCAAAGGACATAATATTTTTCCCATGTGTTCATCTGTGCCCTCTTCTAAACCTTCACACATAGCAGGGTATGTTCAGCTAAGTGGGAACCAAATGAGTGGTGAAATCCCTTCAGAAATTGGGAACATGGTGAACTTCAGCATGTTGCATTTTGGGGATAACAAGTTCACTGGGAAATTCCCTCCAGAGATGGTAGGTTTGCCACTTGTAGTCTTGAACATGaccagaaacaatttttctggTGAACTTCCAAGTAATATTGGCAACATGAAGTGTCTACAGGATCTGGATTTGTCTTGTAACAATTTCTCCGGAGCATTTCCCGTAACTTTGGCACGCTTGGATGAGCTTAGCATGTTCAACATCTCATATAATCCTCTCATATCTGGTGCAGTCCCACCAGCTGGACACTTACTCACTTTTGACAAGGATTCATATTTGGGTGACCCCCTTTTGAACCTGTTCTTTAACATCACTGATGATAGAAATAGGACTTTACCCAAAGTCTTGAAAAATCCCACAAAATGGTCTTTGGTTTTGGCTCTAGCACTTGCTATCATGGTCTTTGGACTTCTTTTCCTGGTGATATGTTTCTTGGTGAAAAGTCCAAAGGTGGAACCAGGATACCTCATGAAGAATAATACAAAGAAGCAAGCACATGATTCAGGCAGCACCGGATCCTCAGCAGGGTATTCCGATACTGTCAAGATATTCCACCTAAACAAGACAGTTTTCACACATGCTGACATCTTAAAAGCAACCTCCAACTTCACAGAGGAGAGAATCATAGGAAAGGGTGGCTATGGAACAGTCTATAGAGGGATGTTTCCAGATGGGAGAGAAGTGGCAGTGAAGAAGCTTCAAAGGGAAGGAACTGAGGGCGAAAAAGAATTCAGAGCCGAAATGAAGGTTCTGAGTGGTCTTGGATTTAACTGGCCTCATCCAAACCTTGTCACACTCTATGGTTGGTGCCTCTATGGTTCACAGAAGATACTAGTCTATGAGTACATAGGAGGTGGAAGCTTGGAGGAACTTGTGACTGATACAAAAAGGATGGCGTGGAAGAGGCGCCTAGAAGTGGCAATCGATGTGGCTAGAGCACTAGTCTATTTACACCATGAGTGCTACCCTTCTATTGTGCATAGAGATGTGAAGGCTAGTAATGTGTTGCTAGACAAAGATGGCAAGGCCAAGGTCACAGATTTTGGACTTGCTAGAATTGTTAATGTTGGAGATAGTCATGTGAGCACTATAGTGGCTGGCACAGTTGGGTATGTTGCACCAGAATATGGACAAACATGGCAAGCCACTACAAAAGGGGATGTGTATAGTTTTGGAGTGTTGGTCATGGAGCTAGCAACAGCAAGAAGAGCAGTGGATGGAGGTGAAGAGTGCTTGGTGGAATGGACTCGGCGCGTTATGATGATGAGTTCTGGAAGACAAGGGTTGGATCAATATGTGCCAGTTTTGTTGAAGGGATGTGGAGTAGTGGAAGGGGCAAAGGAGATGAGTGAATTGCTCCAAGTTGGAGTGAAGTGCACACATGATGCACCACAGGCTAGGCCTAACATGAAGGAGGTTCTAGCTATGCTGATTAGGATATACAATCCCACTGGGGACTCAAATGGTGGACACATTGTGTAG
- the LOC114414086 gene encoding dCTP pyrophosphatase 1-like, whose protein sequence is MKHELEIKTRKGDMDCSYGFPITRPRDVSLQELSKRLAEFAEVRGWDQHHSPRNLLLALVGEVGELSEIFQWKGEVAKGLPNWSSDDKERLEEELSDVLLYLVRLADVCGLDLGQAALTKLVKNAQKYPVVVTNNTPSSTTMN, encoded by the exons ATGAAGCATGAGTTAGAGATAAAAACCAGAAAAGGAGATATGGATTGCTCTTATGGTTTTCCCATAACACGTCCAAGAGATGTTTCTCTTCAGGAACTAAGCAAGAGGCTGGCCGAGTTTGCTGAAGTGAGAGGATGGGATCAACATCACAGTCCTAGAAATCTTCTCTTAGCACTT GTTGGAGAGGTGGGAGAGCTGTCTGAGATATTCCAATGGAAAGGAGAAGTTGCAAAAGGATTACCCAATTGGAGTTCTGATGACAAGGAAAGGTTAGAGGAAGAACTTTCAGATGTTTTGTTGTATTTGGTGCGTCTTGCTGATGTGTGTGGCCTAGATCTTGGACAAGCAGCTCTAACAAAATTGGTCAAGAATGCTCAGAAATACCCTGTTGTTGTTACTAACAACACACCCTCTTCAACAACCATGAATTGA